A region of Clostridia bacterium DNA encodes the following proteins:
- the gyrA gene encoding DNA gyrase subunit A produces the protein MAKKKNVVNALDKEEFKKVLDKSNIVKVQVNDELKKSFIAYAMAVNVSRAIPDVRDGLKPVQRRILYAMNELGLDYSKPHRKCARIVGDVLGKYHPHGDSAVYFALVRLAQNFSMRAPLVDGHGNFGSVDGDPPAAQRYTEARLSKISAELLRDIDKETVDFYPNFDDTLQQPTVLPSRFPNLLVNGSDGIAVGMATNIPPHNLNEVIDGVIALIDNPDISIDELIQIIPGPDYPTGGVIMGRANIRHAYKTGHGGVTVRAKCEIEEYAHGKDGSPTKTRIVVTELPHQVIKAELIERIATLVKEKRIEGITDIKDESDRQGMRFVIDLKKDAQPSVVLNMLYKHTNLQVSNGITFLALVHGEPKILNLKEMLYYYLEHQREVVTRRTVFDLNKAEERFHIVEGLVKALENIDAVVDIIKKSRDRFEASEKLMSTFILSDKQTNAILEMRLQRLTSLEVEKLQEEKQQLIDLINELKSILNSKEKIENIIKTELTQIKETYGNPRRTEISLDYGEIDIADMIEKEDVLISMTHFGYIKRLPVTEYKSQRRGGKGVTAHKPKEEDFVENMFITSTHSDLLFFSNKGKVYSLKGYEVPEAQKTARGRAIVNLLDLSEGEKITAVIPLEEGMTKGYLIMATRNGLIKKTALNEFERIRKVGKIAINLVDNDELISVQLSNGRDEILVASAMGKCIRFSEEDVRVMGRDTQGVKSMSLDEDDFVVDMTVIKPGHEIITISEFGYGKRTDIEEYRLQTRAGKGIKAGVFNKKTGQLVNLKQARPDDDIMLISDNGTIIRINCKDVSKISRDTQGVRLMKMESGSKVVCVAVTNAEAEDLSDNTQE, from the coding sequence ATGGCTAAGAAAAAAAATGTAGTTAATGCTCTAGATAAAGAAGAGTTTAAAAAAGTTCTTGATAAGAGTAATATAGTCAAGGTTCAGGTCAATGACGAATTAAAAAAATCTTTTATAGCATATGCAATGGCTGTTAACGTAAGCCGTGCTATTCCTGATGTAAGAGACGGTCTAAAACCAGTTCAAAGAAGAATATTATATGCAATGAATGAATTGGGCTTGGATTATTCAAAGCCGCACAGAAAATGCGCTCGTATCGTAGGCGATGTTTTGGGTAAATATCATCCTCACGGTGACAGTGCAGTGTACTTTGCATTAGTAAGACTAGCTCAAAACTTCTCAATGCGTGCTCCCTTAGTTGATGGACATGGTAACTTTGGTTCGGTTGACGGCGATCCTCCTGCTGCTCAGAGATATACAGAAGCAAGACTTTCAAAAATAAGTGCTGAACTTTTAAGAGATATCGATAAAGAAACTGTAGATTTTTATCCCAACTTTGATGATACATTGCAGCAGCCCACGGTTTTGCCTTCTAGATTTCCCAACCTTTTGGTAAACGGTTCTGACGGTATAGCCGTAGGTATGGCTACTAATATACCTCCGCATAACCTCAACGAAGTAATTGACGGTGTTATAGCATTAATAGACAACCCTGATATTTCAATAGATGAGTTGATTCAGATTATCCCTGGTCCAGATTATCCTACAGGCGGAGTAATAATGGGCAGGGCGAACATTCGTCATGCATACAAAACAGGTCATGGCGGCGTAACCGTAAGAGCAAAGTGTGAAATAGAAGAATATGCACATGGAAAAGATGGATCGCCTACAAAAACACGCATTGTAGTTACAGAACTTCCTCATCAGGTTATAAAAGCTGAACTCATAGAAAGAATAGCTACTTTAGTTAAAGAAAAGCGCATAGAAGGTATTACAGACATAAAAGACGAATCAGACAGACAAGGTATGCGTTTTGTAATTGATCTAAAAAAAGACGCTCAGCCTTCTGTTGTTCTCAATATGTTATATAAGCATACCAACCTTCAAGTTTCTAACGGTATTACGTTTTTGGCGCTAGTACATGGCGAGCCTAAGATACTTAATCTAAAAGAAATGCTGTATTATTATCTGGAACATCAGCGTGAAGTTGTAACCAGAAGGACAGTATTTGATCTTAACAAAGCTGAAGAACGTTTCCATATAGTAGAAGGTCTTGTAAAAGCTTTGGAAAATATTGACGCGGTAGTTGATATCATTAAAAAGAGCCGCGACAGATTTGAAGCTTCAGAAAAGTTAATGTCAACCTTTATTTTATCAGACAAACAAACCAATGCTATTTTGGAAATGAGATTACAAAGACTTACTTCGCTAGAAGTCGAAAAGCTTCAAGAAGAAAAGCAGCAATTAATAGACTTGATCAATGAACTAAAGAGCATTCTCAATTCTAAAGAAAAAATTGAAAATATTATAAAAACAGAATTAACACAAATAAAAGAAACTTACGGTAATCCAAGAAGAACAGAAATTTCTCTTGATTACGGCGAAATAGATATAGCTGATATGATAGAAAAAGAAGATGTTCTTATTTCTATGACGCATTTTGGCTATATAAAACGTTTGCCTGTAACGGAATATAAGTCTCAAAGACGCGGCGGAAAAGGCGTTACAGCTCACAAACCCAAGGAAGAAGACTTTGTGGAAAACATGTTTATCACAAGCACCCATTCCGACTTGTTGTTCTTTAGCAATAAAGGCAAAGTTTACAGCCTAAAAGGCTACGAAGTGCCTGAAGCGCAAAAAACAGCAAGAGGCAGAGCTATTGTCAATTTGCTTGATTTGAGCGAAGGCGAGAAGATAACAGCTGTAATACCTCTAGAAGAGGGCATGACCAAAGGCTATCTGATAATGGCGACACGAAATGGATTAATCAAAAAGACAGCTTTAAACGAATTTGAAAGAATTAGAAAAGTAGGCAAAATCGCTATAAATCTAGTAGATAATGACGAACTTATAAGCGTACAGTTGTCCAACGGCAGAGATGAAATCTTGGTCGCTTCTGCTATGGGTAAATGCATAAGATTTAGCGAAGAAGATGTAAGAGTTATGGGCAGAGATACTCAAGGCGTAAAGAGTATGTCGCTTGACGAAGATGATTTTGTGGTAGATATGACAGTTATCAAGCCTGGACACGAAATTATAACTATTTCTGAATTTGGATATGGAAAGCGTACAGATATAGAAGAATACAGATTGCAAACACGTGCCGGAAAAGGTATAAAAGCAGGCGTATTCAATAAAAAGACAGGACAACTAGTTAACCTGAAACAGGCGCGCCCTGATGACGATATTATGCTGATTTCAGATAACGGTACAATAATTCGTATAAACTGCAAAGATGTATCCAAAATAAGCAGAGATACCCAAGGCGTAAGACTTATGAAAATGGAGTCCGGCAGCAAAGTTGTCTGCGTAGCAGTCACCAATGCTGAGGCTGAGGATTTATCAGACAACACACAAGAATAA
- a CDS encoding GNAT family N-acetyltransferase → MEILTLNISHYKQVLAFYQAQLEFLERKEFFYPYEDNDLKMILDNGGIMLGALDNGNIVGLSAVDYDPIYAQYLKQVVNTFYPYVDQNTMVYEYSGVMTDARYRNKGIASMLYQQLMQKVKKNICLCAVIQLENQASLSFFFKRNFRLVSVNRDHNIDFGYLIKFTDKEFPVDQNDFLEIYCLDFTKYRKYLNRGYAGVYFENNKIKMCKVI, encoded by the coding sequence ATGGAAATATTGACGCTTAATATCTCGCATTATAAACAAGTCCTTGCCTTCTATCAAGCTCAGCTTGAGTTTTTAGAACGCAAGGAGTTTTTCTATCCTTACGAAGATAATGATCTAAAAATGATTTTGGATAATGGAGGAATAATGCTAGGGGCGTTGGATAATGGCAATATTGTGGGATTAAGCGCTGTTGACTATGATCCAATTTATGCACAATATTTAAAACAAGTCGTCAATACTTTTTATCCTTATGTGGATCAAAATACAATGGTCTACGAATATTCTGGCGTAATGACTGATGCCCGTTATCGCAATAAGGGTATAGCGTCAATGCTGTATCAGCAATTAATGCAAAAGGTCAAAAAAAATATCTGCCTTTGTGCTGTTATTCAGCTAGAAAACCAGGCAAGTCTTTCTTTTTTCTTTAAAAGAAATTTTAGGCTTGTTTCTGTAAACCGCGATCATAACATAGATTTTGGATATCTGATCAAATTTACGGATAAAGAATTTCCTGTTGACCAAAACGATTTTTTAGAAATATATTGTCTAGATTTTACAAAATATCGAAAATATCTAAACCGAGGTTATGCTGGCGTATATTTTGAAAATAACAAAATCAAAATGTGCAAGGTCATTTAA
- a CDS encoding MFS transporter, translating to MQNDTPRLKLNIGRTILIGLAFMAICLFWEIYDSVMPLFLRNFKVFDNNKVLVGVVMALDNLLALVLLPYMGKLSDDFPKITSKHPKLQKLGKRMPFIIVGTVLAAIALMFVTLGHETQNLILMLVSTAFLLVFMCLYRSPAVAFMPDVTPKPLRSKANAIINIMGVVGGVVAMVLSMIFLKTRTESINGEEVKYIQYGISNWILMISVAVLMIFAMIVMIIKVRENKFVEEKQKMLEAAGIVEDEQDLDEKIQEEIAKNEGGRFKKLGLTKAQLISLILLLGAAFLWFMAYNGLKTFYSTFYLEYLGQKNFQLPMIIGQAAGFVAFIPAGLLGSKLGRKKTVMIGISTCIIGLLISCLMVFTVPKTNVALVNILMIVVFIFVGIGWATINVHSYVMSVEMANKNNTGVFTGLYYSFTMTAQMITPIVVGGIIDVLDIRFMFPYATILMALALVVMTFVKHGNSTPIAKKGLELLAGEED from the coding sequence ATGCAAAATGATACCCCTAGGCTAAAACTAAATATTGGCAGAACAATTCTAATAGGCCTAGCTTTTATGGCTATATGCCTTTTTTGGGAAATTTATGATTCTGTAATGCCTTTGTTTTTGAGAAATTTCAAAGTTTTTGACAATAATAAGGTGTTAGTGGGCGTAGTTATGGCTTTGGATAATTTGCTTGCGCTCGTACTATTGCCTTACATGGGAAAATTATCCGACGACTTCCCAAAAATCACATCCAAACATCCCAAGCTGCAAAAATTAGGCAAAAGAATGCCTTTTATAATAGTAGGCACTGTTTTGGCGGCAATAGCATTGATGTTTGTAACTTTGGGACATGAAACACAAAATCTTATTTTGATGCTTGTCTCAACTGCGTTCTTGCTTGTGTTTATGTGTCTATATCGTTCGCCTGCCGTCGCTTTTATGCCGGACGTTACACCTAAACCTCTAAGAAGCAAAGCTAACGCCATAATTAACATAATGGGTGTTGTGGGTGGAGTTGTGGCAATGGTTTTGTCAATGATCTTCTTAAAAACCCGCACCGAATCAATCAATGGTGAAGAAGTAAAATACATCCAATATGGCATAAGCAACTGGATTTTGATGATAAGCGTAGCTGTATTGATGATTTTTGCTATGATTGTTATGATAATCAAGGTAAGAGAAAATAAGTTTGTAGAAGAAAAACAAAAAATGCTTGAAGCTGCTGGCATTGTAGAAGACGAACAAGACCTTGATGAAAAAATACAGGAAGAAATCGCAAAAAATGAAGGCGGAAGATTTAAAAAACTTGGATTAACCAAGGCGCAGCTTATAAGCTTAATACTTCTTTTGGGCGCGGCGTTTTTGTGGTTTATGGCTTATAACGGTCTGAAAACTTTTTACTCAACATTTTATCTAGAATATCTTGGTCAAAAGAATTTCCAATTGCCTATGATAATAGGTCAGGCTGCCGGATTTGTTGCTTTTATACCTGCTGGATTGCTGGGTTCAAAATTAGGCAGAAAAAAGACAGTTATGATTGGCATATCTACTTGCATAATAGGACTTTTGATTTCTTGTCTAATGGTATTCACTGTACCTAAAACCAATGTAGCTCTTGTCAACATACTTATGATTGTGGTGTTTATCTTTGTGGGCATAGGCTGGGCAACAATAAATGTGCATTCTTATGTTATGAGCGTAGAAATGGCAAATAAAAACAATACCGGCGTATTTACAGGATTGTATTACAGCTTCACAATGACCGCACAAATGATAACTCCCATTGTAGTAGGTGGAATAATTGACGTTTTGGATATTAGATTTATGTTCCCTTACGCAACTATACTTATGGCTTTGGCTTTGGTAGTAATGACATTTGTTAAACACGGAAATTCTACACCAATAGCCAAAAAAGGCTTAGAACTATTGGCTGGTGAAGAAGATTAA
- the argS gene encoding arginine--tRNA ligase, whose amino-acid sequence MEYKQLISQLICDNLEVSGINQEEIQNSINVPPEPNLGDYALPCFKFSKILRSSPVNIANSLAQKINAATLPSFLKSVTAVNGYLNFFIDRTKYVQDVIESKKDGLQKQDIGNGKVICLDYSSINIAKHFHMGHLSTTAIGGSLYRIFNYLGYKAIGINHLGDHGTQFGKLITAYKKWGDPKILEERGLDELLDLYVRYHDEADKNPKLDDEAREWSKKIEMHDDEAVTIYQNFKKITLDNIGKIYERLGITFDSYLGESFFIDKVEPVVKTLEQKNLLVESDGAKVVMLDEYDMPPCLILRSDGASLYATRDIATAIYRKQTYDFYKCLYVVAYQQNLHFRQFFKVLELMGYEWAKDLVHVAYGMVSMEDGSMSTRSGKLIKLSDVLDKAVQKTKSIIMQKSPDADNIDETAEAVGVGAVIFSSLCNSKIKDIVFSWDRVLNFDGETGPYLQYTHARCCSVLKKAGVDYNNYELSKELQEVQADYSSLMDDNSLTLVKNIDAFPDQIVLASQNYEPSIIARAIIDIAQGYNKFYFDYKIIDDDLRVQKARVLLTMAVKNCLKTGMELLLLKPLEKM is encoded by the coding sequence ATGGAATACAAACAACTTATTTCTCAATTAATATGTGATAATCTCGAAGTTTCAGGCATAAATCAAGAGGAAATTCAAAATTCTATCAATGTCCCGCCTGAACCTAACTTGGGCGACTATGCTTTGCCTTGTTTCAAGTTTTCCAAAATTTTGCGCTCGTCGCCAGTAAATATAGCCAACTCTTTGGCACAAAAAATTAATGCTGCCACTCTTCCTTCATTCTTAAAAAGCGTTACAGCAGTAAACGGTTATCTTAATTTCTTTATTGACCGTACAAAATACGTTCAAGATGTGATTGAAAGCAAAAAAGACGGCTTGCAAAAACAAGATATAGGCAATGGCAAAGTAATATGCTTAGATTATTCATCTATAAATATCGCCAAACACTTTCATATGGGACATCTTTCTACCACAGCGATAGGCGGTTCGCTTTATAGAATATTTAATTATCTTGGATATAAAGCAATAGGCATCAATCACTTAGGCGATCATGGAACTCAATTCGGAAAACTCATAACCGCATACAAAAAATGGGGCGATCCAAAAATTTTGGAAGAAAGGGGTTTGGATGAGCTTTTAGATTTGTATGTACGTTATCACGATGAAGCTGATAAAAATCCCAAGCTTGATGACGAAGCAAGAGAGTGGTCCAAAAAGATCGAAATGCATGACGACGAAGCCGTAACTATTTATCAAAACTTCAAAAAAATTACTCTTGATAATATCGGCAAGATATATGAAAGATTAGGCATAACCTTTGATTCATACCTTGGTGAAAGCTTTTTTATAGATAAGGTTGAACCTGTCGTCAAGACCTTGGAACAAAAAAATCTACTAGTTGAAAGCGACGGCGCAAAAGTCGTAATGCTTGACGAATATGATATGCCGCCTTGCTTAATTTTGCGAAGCGATGGGGCAAGTCTTTATGCTACGCGTGATATTGCGACAGCAATTTACCGCAAGCAGACTTATGATTTTTATAAATGTCTTTATGTTGTAGCTTATCAGCAAAATCTGCATTTTAGGCAGTTTTTTAAAGTACTTGAACTAATGGGCTATGAGTGGGCAAAGGATCTTGTTCATGTTGCTTACGGAATGGTAAGCATGGAAGACGGTTCGATGTCCACAAGAAGCGGAAAACTTATTAAACTTTCAGATGTTTTGGATAAAGCGGTACAAAAGACCAAAAGCATAATAATGCAAAAAAGTCCAGACGCAGATAATATAGACGAAACAGCCGAAGCTGTGGGCGTAGGCGCTGTTATATTCTCTTCCTTGTGCAATTCGAAGATTAAAGACATTGTCTTTTCATGGGACAGGGTACTTAACTTTGATGGGGAAACGGGGCCTTATCTGCAATATACACATGCAAGATGCTGCAGCGTTCTAAAAAAAGCGGGCGTGGATTATAATAACTATGAACTGTCCAAAGAACTACAAGAAGTACAGGCTGATTATAGTTCTTTGATGGATGATAATTCATTGACATTAGTTAAAAATATTGATGCCTTCCCTGATCAAATAGTTCTGGCTTCTCAAAATTACGAACCGTCAATAATCGCACGCGCAATAATTGATATAGCGCAAGGTTATAATAAATTTTATTTTGATTATAAGATTATTGATGATGATTTAAGAGTTCAAAAAGCTAGAGTATTGCTGACAATGGCAGTAAAAAACTGTCTAAAAACTGGCATGGAATTACTTCTTTTAAAACCGCTAGAAAAGATGTAA
- a CDS encoding YjzC family protein produces the protein MANQQKFKPGENCPASGEYELIDTDGQGTGAFVTMEKGNRFPPTDKEGQTYSQS, from the coding sequence ATGGCTAATCAACAAAAATTTAAACCGGGAGAAAACTGCCCTGCATCCGGTGAGTACGAATTGATAGATACAGACGGTCAGGGTACTGGCGCATTTGTAACTATGGAAAAGGGTAACAGATTCCCTCCCACAGACAAAGAAGGACAGACCTATTCTCAAAGCTAA
- the dnaA gene encoding chromosomal replication initiator protein DnaA, translating into MNDFDLEQSQNQKSEYDELWNEILQELETAISAVSFDVFIKSMKPLTVKDEKLVLMCETNANKAVIVKNYLKQINAAIAKRYPHLSALVITSAEKDEFISKPDEFLDLSPNPVEQPTSSIFNPKYTFDNFVVGKSNQFVYAAARAVTENTGNSYNPLFIYGGVGLGKTHIMHAVGNYITQKRPELKVLYVTCERFMNELIDSIRSGNKDRSNSMNFRNRYRNIDILMVDDIQFIANKTSTQEEFFHTFNDLHDKGKQIIISSDRPPKEINPLEERLRSRFGWGLIADIQPPDFETRLAILQKKALIQNYNISDDVLAYIAEQNDSNVRVLEENLTRVYFHSKLFEEPLTVELAAKVLKDSTGEANEALSIDVIIDTCCRYYKVTKEDLFSKKKNKEIVYPRQMCIYLITEILSMPLATIGQIFGGRDHTTIMYARDKIAAELKNNPRIKTACQDIRNIIYKK; encoded by the coding sequence ATGAACGATTTTGATTTAGAACAAAGTCAAAACCAAAAAAGTGAATACGACGAGTTATGGAATGAAATATTGCAGGAACTAGAAACTGCTATTTCTGCAGTAAGCTTTGACGTCTTTATAAAATCAATGAAGCCTCTAACTGTAAAAGATGAGAAGCTTGTTTTGATGTGTGAAACTAACGCTAATAAGGCTGTTATAGTGAAAAATTATCTAAAGCAAATAAATGCGGCTATAGCTAAGAGATATCCTCATCTAAGTGCGCTTGTCATAACTTCTGCTGAAAAGGATGAATTTATAAGCAAGCCTGATGAATTTTTGGACTTATCTCCTAATCCTGTAGAACAGCCGACATCAAGCATATTTAATCCAAAATACACATTTGATAATTTTGTAGTTGGAAAAAGCAACCAATTTGTTTATGCTGCGGCGCGAGCTGTAACTGAAAACACAGGAAATTCATATAACCCGTTATTCATTTATGGGGGAGTCGGACTTGGAAAGACTCACATTATGCATGCCGTAGGCAATTATATAACTCAAAAACGTCCTGAATTAAAGGTTTTGTATGTTACATGCGAACGCTTTATGAACGAACTTATTGATTCTATTCGTTCAGGAAACAAAGATCGCAGCAACTCGATGAATTTTAGAAACCGCTATAGAAATATTGATATTTTGATGGTGGATGATATACAGTTTATTGCCAATAAGACAAGCACTCAAGAAGAGTTTTTTCATACTTTTAATGATTTGCATGACAAGGGCAAGCAAATTATTATTTCCAGCGATCGTCCGCCCAAAGAAATAAATCCTTTGGAAGAGAGATTAAGAAGCCGTTTTGGATGGGGACTTATAGCTGATATTCAGCCTCCAGATTTTGAAACAAGGCTTGCTATTTTGCAAAAGAAAGCATTAATTCAAAACTATAATATTTCGGATGATGTTTTGGCATATATCGCTGAACAAAACGATTCAAACGTTAGAGTTTTGGAAGAAAACTTGACTAGAGTTTATTTCCATTCAAAGTTATTTGAAGAACCTCTTACAGTAGAACTTGCTGCAAAAGTGCTAAAAGACAGCACAGGCGAAGCCAATGAAGCTTTGTCAATTGATGTTATTATTGATACATGCTGCAGATATTATAAGGTTACGAAAGAAGATCTGTTTAGCAAAAAGAAAAACAAAGAAATTGTCTATCCAAGACAAATGTGTATTTATCTTATAACTGAAATTTTGTCTATGCCTTTAGCTACTATAGGACAGATATTTGGCGGTCGCGATCATACTACTATCATGTATGCACGCGATAAGATAGCTGCAGAACTCAAAAACAATCCACGCATAAAAACAGCATGCCAAGATATAAGAAATATCATTTATAAAAAATAA
- the gyrB gene encoding DNA topoisomerase (ATP-hydrolyzing) subunit B, with amino-acid sequence MAINDPNDRNSTKVTAAYDESGIQVLEGLEPVRKRPGMYIGSTDEHGLHHLVYEIVDNSVDEALAGYCTKIIVDINKDGSCAVTDNGRGIPTGIHKTEKVSAVEVVLTKLHAGGKFGSGSYKVSGGLHGVGLSVVNALSEWLVVEVHQNGKKYLQNYNRGIPQRSLQEIGKADDTGTKVIFMPDADIFETTIFSYDVLKTRLREVAYLNKGLTIVLNDYRIGMERSDTFYFEGGIVDFLKYLNRSKETLFDEPLYMNYSYDEGEVEIAMQYNDSYNEVVYTYANNINTEEGGTHLVGFKNALTKVINDYGKRLGLLKDDDKLSGEDVREGICAIISVKLLNPQFEGQTKTKLGNSEIRSLVERAVNEGLGTYLEENPQKTKELVIKCLTAQRAREAARTARDLTRRKSVLESTTLPGKLADCTETDASLCEIYIVEGDSAGGTAKQGRDRRFQAILPLRGKILNVEKARLDKVLENEEIKNMITAFGCGVSEEFDESKLRYNRIICMTDADVDGSHIRILLLTFFFRYMRPLIEKGHVYIAQPPLYKISKSGKDIYCYSDKELEDTLNQLGRKNTVVQRYKGLGEMDAEQLWHTTMNPETRTMLQVSLEDAFEADELFTVLMGEEPELRRKFIEDNAKLVKELDI; translated from the coding sequence ATGGCAATAAATGATCCTAACGATAGAAACAGCACCAAGGTAACGGCTGCATATGATGAAAGCGGGATTCAGGTCTTAGAGGGGCTTGAACCTGTAAGAAAACGTCCTGGAATGTATATAGGTTCTACTGACGAACATGGACTTCATCATCTTGTATATGAAATTGTGGATAACAGTGTGGATGAGGCCTTGGCAGGATATTGCACTAAAATTATAGTCGATATCAACAAAGACGGCTCATGTGCGGTTACAGATAACGGAAGAGGTATTCCTACAGGAATTCATAAAACCGAAAAAGTTTCGGCTGTTGAAGTCGTGCTGACTAAGCTGCATGCAGGCGGAAAGTTCGGAAGCGGCAGCTATAAAGTAAGCGGCGGATTGCATGGCGTGGGATTGTCTGTTGTCAATGCGCTAAGCGAATGGCTTGTTGTAGAAGTTCATCAAAACGGAAAAAAATATCTTCAAAATTATAATAGAGGAATTCCTCAAAGAAGTCTGCAAGAAATCGGCAAGGCCGATGATACCGGTACTAAAGTAATATTTATGCCGGACGCAGATATATTTGAAACGACTATTTTTTCATATGATGTTTTAAAAACCCGCCTAAGAGAAGTTGCTTATCTAAATAAAGGACTAACTATTGTTCTTAATGACTATAGAATAGGAATGGAGCGTTCTGATACTTTCTATTTTGAAGGCGGTATTGTTGACTTTTTAAAATATCTAAACCGCTCTAAGGAAACCCTCTTTGATGAACCGCTTTATATGAATTATAGTTATGACGAAGGCGAAGTTGAGATTGCAATGCAATACAACGACAGCTATAACGAAGTTGTTTATACCTATGCCAACAACATAAACACTGAAGAAGGCGGTACTCATCTGGTTGGTTTTAAAAACGCTCTTACCAAAGTCATAAATGATTATGGAAAAAGATTAGGTCTTTTAAAAGATGATGATAAGCTAAGCGGTGAAGATGTAAGAGAAGGTATTTGCGCAATTATAAGCGTAAAACTTCTTAACCCTCAATTTGAAGGTCAGACCAAAACCAAGCTTGGTAATTCAGAGATAAGAAGCCTTGTTGAACGCGCAGTAAATGAAGGCTTGGGAACATATCTTGAAGAAAATCCTCAGAAAACTAAAGAGCTAGTAATAAAATGCCTAACAGCACAGCGTGCAAGAGAAGCAGCAAGAACAGCTAGGGATTTGACCAGAAGAAAATCTGTTTTGGAATCTACAACTTTGCCTGGAAAACTTGCTGATTGTACAGAAACTGACGCATCTTTGTGCGAAATCTATATAGTCGAGGGTGATTCCGCAGGCGGTACAGCAAAACAAGGCAGAGACAGAAGATTTCAGGCTATATTGCCTTTGAGAGGTAAAATTCTCAACGTTGAAAAGGCAAGACTTGACAAAGTTTTGGAAAATGAAGAAATCAAAAATATGATCACAGCGTTTGGCTGCGGAGTATCCGAAGAATTCGACGAAAGCAAGCTTAGATACAATCGAATAATCTGCATGACTGATGCCGATGTCGACGGAAGCCATATAAGAATTTTGCTTTTGACTTTCTTCTTTAGATATATGCGTCCTCTGATAGAAAAAGGTCATGTGTATATTGCACAGCCTCCGCTTTATAAAATCAGCAAAAGCGGAAAAGACATTTATTGCTATTCTGATAAAGAGCTTGAAGATACACTCAATCAGCTTGGAAGAAAGAATACAGTAGTTCAAAGATACAAAGGTTTGGGCGAAATGGATGCCGAACAGCTCTGGCACACTACAATGAATCCCGAAACCAGAACAATGCTTCAAGTATCATTAGAAGACGCATTTGAAGCTGACGAGTTATTTACTGTGCTTATGGGTGAAGAACCTGAACTTAGACGAAAGTTTATAGAAGACAACGCTAAGCTCGTCAAAGAACTGGATATTTAA
- a CDS encoding patatin-like phospholipase family protein: MRFKKDKKPLLGLALGGGATRGFAHVGAIKAFEEYNIKFDYVAGTSAGSIVGALYCAGANSQDLINISHALDPKSLRSALSLPPIDTAKLENILKNYIGDITFDALKIPFIAVAVDLKEATQVYLKSGAVAKAVSASCAVPFFFRPVIIDNMHLVDGGLLNTVPSDVTRVMGAQKVVAIDVNSSRGQGTDSLRILDVIGATIRIMGSVNAMIGKTYADVLITPDLKKFKPTSKDGYEEMIELGYNAAKAAIPQILDLY; the protein is encoded by the coding sequence ATGAGATTCAAAAAAGATAAAAAACCGCTTTTAGGTCTGGCTTTGGGCGGGGGAGCAACCAGAGGTTTTGCTCATGTCGGCGCAATAAAAGCTTTTGAAGAATATAATATCAAGTTTGATTATGTAGCAGGCACAAGCGCAGGCTCTATTGTCGGAGCGCTTTATTGTGCAGGAGCTAACAGTCAAGACCTTATCAATATCTCACATGCTTTGGATCCGAAATCATTAAGGAGTGCTTTATCTTTGCCTCCAATAGATACAGCTAAGCTAGAAAATATCTTAAAAAATTATATAGGTGATATAACCTTTGATGCGCTCAAAATTCCTTTTATCGCTGTGGCTGTGGATTTGAAAGAAGCAACTCAAGTGTACTTAAAAAGCGGAGCTGTGGCAAAAGCCGTAAGCGCAAGCTGTGCTGTTCCGTTCTTTTTCCGCCCCGTAATAATAGATAATATGCATCTTGTTGACGGCGGACTGCTTAACACCGTACCAAGCGATGTAACTAGGGTTATGGGTGCCCAAAAAGTTGTGGCTATAGATGTCAACAGTTCTAGAGGACAGGGTACAGACAGCCTAAGAATTTTGGATGTCATTGGCGCAACCATAAGAATAATGGGTTCAGTCAATGCTATGATTGGCAAAACATATGCAGATGTTTTAATTACGCCTGACCTTAAAAAATTCAAGCCAACTAGCAAAGACGGGTATGAAGAGATGATAGAACTTGGATACAATGCCGCAAAAGCTGCTATTCCTCAAATTTTAGATCTTTATTAA